The sequence TATTTTTGGCGCAGATAAAAGCGGCCCGAGCGGCCAATATGATTTGCCTGCGGTCCAGGCTGTTTATCAAGGATGGTGCGTTTATCAGGATAAAGTCGAATTTATCCTCCGCCTTTTCCACTATCTCCGTTATATTCATCTGTCTCGATTGGGAAAAATAATGGCCTGGCCAGACCCACAAATTCTCAATTTCAGTTTGAACAGCTTTTGTGCTCAAATCGCTTTGCTCTGCGTCAAGCCCAAAGGCCTTGGCAACGGCGTCACGCTTAAGGTCAAGGTCTATAAGCAGACAGCGTTTTTTACTCTTGGCCAGCCCTATAGCCACATTAACAGGTATTGTTACCGGCAGCGATTCCGTTTCTGTCGAAGTAAATAAGATGCTCCTGCATTTTCTCTTAACTTGTCTTATCCGTTTGATAATAGGTTCGTAACTATCTTCAGCCGGTTTGTCACCGCCTTGACCATCACCTGTGAGATTAATGTCGATTGCTTTCTTGAATTTCTTTTTCCTCAAGAGATTCAGAGTCAGCACAAATAATATGATTACAACTACACCGGCGGCAAGGTATATAATCGCCTCACCTTTGGAATTTATTCCCAGTCTAGTCCAGATATTTTTCAGGGTATCAATCATTTTATAACCGCTGTTCGCCTGGGAAATTATCCCGGCATAGTTTTTCGATATCTTTTGCTACAATTTCCGCGATTATCTTGTCTTGCTCTGATAATAACGGTTTTGGCTGTTCAATAATATGGTCGTCTATCCGGGTCTCCGGCTTTAATCTTTGGATATCGGTTTTTTGGCCTGGGGCCTTTCTTTTTATGGCGATAATCTTTCGCTGCTCAGCCATAATCTCCTCAGCGAGGTCAAAAATCGGGATATCGGACGTTTCCTCTGATGGTTCTGCCTGTTCTTTCATCCCCGGCGGGGGGGGTATTTTTGCCGATATTTCCGCTGTATCAGATGGCCGGGCTGTCTCTATGGAGCTATCTTGAGCGACCGGGTTTTTGGGGGTGGTGTTGTTGTGCAGCGGCACTATATTGCGAGCGCGAAGGATATCCGCCTTGCATTGCAGAATGTCTATGTCAAATTGTTCGTTATTTCCAGCTTTGTTCACCACGGTAACCTCCTGTGACTTTATATTAGTTTAATCGGATTGCGGGTATTAATCAAGAACAAATTGCAGCGGCTGCTACTACCGCGGCGTTTGAGTTGAACTAAATTTCCCCCTTTTTTTTCGAAATGTCAGGCTTTTCAGTCAACATTTCACTCTCCTGATGTGCCTTTATAAAAAGATAAGGTAGCGTTTTTGCGTGGAGATTGGCATAGAGTAAAACGGTTGGCGGCTAATAGCCCCCCGAAGAAAAGCGTGCATAGCCAAACTTAAGTGCCCTAAGTATAGAATTGAAATCTAATTAGCAAAAGCTCTTGCTGATCGGGTTGAGCAAGAAACCGTGGAAAGTAGGTTGTTAAGGAGAAAAAATGGAAATGAAGGACAAAAGAACAAAAGTTGTAGTCTGTGTATTGGCATTAGCTGTTCTGTCAGGGATTTTGACCTTAGCTACAGCCGGCAATTTGGAACCAGACGCTCCGCCGGCACCAACGATGAAAACTCTCAATGAAATTTACGATGCCGTTTCTGGTGTCTCGCAAAGAGAGGGATGTTTGCAACAGGTTAATGTCGACGCCAGCAGCACTTATACTCTCTTCACAGTGCCAACAGGCAAGCGGTTTGTGTTATTGAATTTGACTTTTCGTTATGATTCGTCAAAAAGAAGAGCGTATCTAACTGTAAACGATAATTTTCTCACGGGATATCCTTATGTGAGGTCTTATACGGAGTCTATAACGAATTATATGCAGAGCTACGCAGATTTTCCAGATAGGTGTGTGGTTGTCAATGCGGGTGAGACATTGAAAGTTGTAAATGAAGAATCTGCCACCTTGAAAGCCATGATTGTCGGTTATTATTACAATATCCCGTAAATAATTGAGAATAACCTTGATTATGGCCGCAAGTTATAAGGGGATTTACAATGGACTGTAAGAATCCAATAGGGTTGGCATTGATGGCCGTTTTAGCATTGGGTTTTGCCTCCGCCTATGCGGAAAATATTGATCCTTACGAAGGCGACTCACAATATGCATACGGCGAAAATGCAGGCTGGCTTAATTTTGAGCCGAGCCAGGGGCCGGGCGTTACCGTAAGCAGGACGAAACTTACCGGCTACGTATGGGCGGAAAACATCGGCTGGATAAATCTATCACCTGCATCCTACGGCGGCGTGGTCAACGACGGTGCCGGCAATTTATCTGGTTATGCCTGGGGTGAGAATGTCGGCTGGATAAATTTCGGCCCTTCCTATGGCGGCGTAACCATTGACCTTGACGGCGACTTTGGCGGCTGGGCGTGGGGTGAGAATATCGGCTGGATTAACTTTAACTCCGCCGACCTCTACGGCTACAATGTAAAGGTGTGCAAGGTAAGCTTCGAGGACTTGGCGAAATTCGTCGATGAGTGGCTGCTAACTGGTGATCTGGATGCCGATTTGAACGGCGACGGTGAGGTTGATTTTACTGATTACAGTATACTCGCTGATTACTGGCTTGATTACTGCCCCGACGATTGGCCGCTTTGAGCGGGGCCCATTGAAAATTGCGTGAACTCGCTGAGGCTGAATTGTTCTATTAGTGAATGAATATCATCGATGGTAACGGCTTTTACAGCGTTAATATCATCTTCGATAGTGCGATACTGCTGTAAATATATCCAGTTGGCACCAAGGTCAATCAGCCGACCCATCGGCAGCTCATTCTTTATTACCAGCGCACTCAATATTTTATTTTTTGCTGTTTTCATTTCATTTTCGGTTACGCCGCTTTTGGATAGACTCTCGAAAATACTCTTTACCGTATCAAGCACTTTGCCGAGGTTTTCACTGCCGCAGTTGAAATAGCTGCAAAATACCCCTGTGCCGTCCATGGCCGCAAACTGCATTGATGCCTCTTCCGCCAGCGCCTTGTCGATCAGCTCCCAGAAGAATCTTGACCCGACATCATCGCCAATGATAGTCGCCAGCAGAGATGCGGCAAATCTTCTCTGGTCCTGGGCCGGAACCGCCGGGGACATCAGGCATATATGCTCGCGGGCCAGATTTGATTTTTCGATACGTTCCTTTTTTTTACTTCCGGCTGAGTCTTCCAGTGTTCTGGGAGCAGCCTGCTTTTGCCACTTTTCGCAGCCTCTTTCCACGGTACCGCAAATCTGCTCCCAATCGAAGTTACCTGCGACGGCAACAGCCATATTGTTCGGCGCATAGCGCCTTGAAAAGTAGTCCCGCATCTGTTGGGCCGTTAGATCGCTGATACTTTCCACAGTACCCAGGATGCTGTTACCGCACGGATGACCGCCGAAGTGCAGATGTCGGCATCTATCCAGCACGTCAAAGTTCGGCATATCCTTATACATCGCTATTTCTTCTTTAATTACGTTCTTCTCGATATTGAAGTCTGCATCTCTCAATGCAGGCCTCATCAGCTCTATCCATAACTTTGTCACCTCGCTCAGATATTCCGGTAAAACGGCTGCATAGAAAACAGTGTTTTCCTCTCCGGTAAAGGCATTGAACATAGCCCCAGTTCTATCGAACGCCTGGTTGACTTCGAAGGTGCTTAGTTTTTCAGTGCCTTTGAACAGCATATGTTCGAGGAAATGTGATACGCCGTTTATCTGTTGTGTCTCATCTCTTGAACCGGTTCTAACGAAGAAGCCGACCGCAGCCGACTTGGCAGATTTATTGACTTCGCCTATAACAGCCAGTCCATTTGCCAGTATTTTCTTCTTAAATTCCATATTCTGCTTTAATAGATTTTTATTTCTTTCGGCCCAATTGTTACTGCCGTAAAATCTTTGAAAGGGTTACGCCGCAAAAACCCTAAAATAGAATCGACTGTTGTTTGTTCTATTTTATTTTTAATCTCGTCCAGACTGCGGACCCTGCCAAGTATATAGTAATCGCCTCCTATACCGGCAGCCCTGCTGCCGGACGATTCGCTTTGCAGGACGAGAGTGCTCTTAAGCCCGACTTTGGCCCGTTCGATTTCTTCTTCGCTGATTCCAACGCCGAGCCGGTTGAACTGGTCTGTTATTACATCAAGAGTCTCCTGAGCCTTATCCGGCGTTGTACCTGCATAGCACATTATACCGGCCGCTTCTTTCAAGCTGTGATATTTTGCGGCTACTGCGTAGCAAAGGCCCCGCTTTTCCCTTACCTCTGTAAATAATCGTGCGCTCATCCCGCCCGAAAGGACCGATACCGCAACTCTGGCATTATAATAGTCTTCATCGGCAGGTTTGACTGTCTCGGTCATCAGGCCGATGTGCACTTGGGCGCCGTCATTGTGCAGATGCGTGTATTTGCCTGCCTTGTTTTGCTGTGGAATCACGTCTTGCTGCGACTGTTTTTTTACGTTAGAAAATAACCTTTCTATTTGCGCAACAACAGCATCAAAATCATATTTGCCTGCAACAGCGAAAATTGTCTGCGATAGAGTGAAGTTGTTCTTTATGATTCGCCTTGTTTTTTCGGCAGTGAGGGTCTTTAATTCTGCGATTTCGCCTAAGGCGCTGCGTCCCAAAGGATCCGGATAGAATTGTTCCCGCAGCTTTAACATAACTTTCTGGCGGGGGTCGTCGTCAAGGGCGTGCACCCCATCGATTGCTAATTGCCTTGCCAATTCAAATTGGTCTTCTTTCAGGCCGGCACGCAGTATTATATCAGCATATAGTTCTATCGCTTCAGCCAGATTCCCCGATTCCAAAACAGCACCGATGATTGTATGAGAGCTGCCGACCGAACTGGAGCGATGCAGGCCGAGGCCATCAAGCGCATCGCCAAGGCTTCTATTGTTTTTATCGCCTGCGCCTCTGAAAATCCAATCGGCAATAACACTTCCTGCTCCGCAGCAGCCGTCCGGAAATCTTGCAGCCCCCGCAGGAAGCATAAAATCGAACGCCACCGACCCGACTGCCTCCATCGGCTCACCAAGAACGACCATTCCGTTTTTTAAGATATGTTTATCGAGTCTTTCAGTCATTGATAGCTCTAATCTACCAGTAAGGGGAGATGTTTTCAAAGGAATGCTTCAAAAATTCTGATGCTAACAAATATTTATCGTTTCCATCTGCTTCAGGATACAAAATAAGACCAAGATGTCGATACTAGAATTGTTTCATTATTTTAAATAACTGAGAGTAATATTCCAATAGGTAAGGAACTAACTTTATTAAGAGATAAATGAACCAAGCTGTTATTATACCAACAAAAACTGTAACTGTAATCTTTGTATTTTTTTTATAACTCGGATGAAACCATACGAACGGCAGGGCAAACGGACCGACGAACAAAAAGGCAACTATAATATTGGCGGTGTTGAAATACCATTTCGTTTTAGACTTGCCGGCTCCTTTGAGAAACTCGCCGCAGAAGCGGCACTTTACCGCTTCATCCTGAATTTCTTCCGCACAAAACGGACACTTCTTCATTCTTATGCCACCGCAGCAGTTTCTTCGTCAACCTGGTCAAACCTGACGCTTATCTTCTTGCTCACTCCTCGCGTCTGCATCGTTATCCCGAACAGCACCTCTGCGATACTCATTGTGCGCTTGGAGTGGGTAATTACCACGAATTGTGATTCTTTCTGGAATTCCCGCAGCAGCATATTGAATCGCTCATTGTTTGCCTCATCCAGCGGGGCGTCAACCTCATCCAGGAAACAGAACGGAGACGGCTTCGATTTGAAAACCGAGAACAGCAGCGCAATCGCCGTCAATGCTTTTTCGCCGCCGCTGAGCAGTGATATGCTCATCGTCTCTTTGCCCGGCAGCCGGGCTATTATCTCTATCCCTGCATCGAGAATATCTTCGGTGTCTTCAAGCACTATATCGGCTTTGCCTCCGCCGAACAGCTTGCGGAAAACCTGCTGGAAGTTGCCCCTGATTTCCTCGAAAGTTTCTTTGAACCTTTCCCTGCTTTTCTTGTTAAGATGGCTTATCAATTGCTGCAGCTGGGCCTTGCTTTTGTTCAAATCCTCTACTTGAGTGCTTAAAAACTCATTTCGTTTGTCGAGGTCTTCCTGTTCAGCTATCGCGTCCACATTTACGTTGCCGAGCCGTTCAATCTTACCGCGAAGGTCGGTGATTTCTTCCCTTACCTTGTCCCAATCTACCTGGCTTTCCTTGTAATTCTCGTAGGCCTCGGCCAAATCAATCTGGAGCTCATCCCGGACTCTTTCAACAAGGTCTTCTCTCTTTACATCCAACTGGCTCAATTCTATTTTAACTCCGCCAATCGCTGACTCAACTTCGCTTTGCTCAGTCCTTTTCTGGCGAAGCAACTGTTCCGTTTGGGTTCGCTCTTCGAGCAGTTTTTCAATTTTTTCCTGAAGCAGGGTGCTGCTTTGCTGATTTTTCTCTTTTTCAACAAACAGCTCCGACACCGCTGATTCGCAGCTGAGGATATCTCTCTGGGATTCCAGGGATTGTGTACTGCAGCTTTGTATCTCTGTTTGTGCCGTTTCCACAGCTATCTGGTTTTCCTGCATCTGGTTTTGCAGGCTTGCAATCGTTTGTTTCGATGCCTTGATTTGTTCGGTAATCTGCCCCAGAGCGACCCTCAAATCCGCGAACTTGCCCGCTTGTGTTTGCTGCTCGGCTTTCCGCTCGGAGAATCTTGCCTCAAGCTCTTCTATGCGTTTTGTTCGCTGGCTGTCCACCGCCTCCAGTTCCTGCAATTTCTGTTTCGAGTCGTATTCTTTCTGTGCCGACTGGGCAATTTGCGCCTCCAGCAGACCGATTTCACCGGCTATCAGCGGCTGTTCTTCGCTCAGTCGTTTTATATCCTGCTCATAAACCGTCAGTTTCGAGATTGCCTGCATCTTTTCGGTATTGGCTTCATAAATAGCTGTCCGCAGCTCCCTGCATAATTTAGCCAGATGCTCGTTCGTATGAGTGTTTCTTTCTATTTGTCCCTCAATCTCTGCGATTTCCGCTTCGAGTTGGCCGATTGTGTCCTGCAGCTGGCGGAGCCGGCTCTTTCGCGATATCAAGCCTGTGGCTTTTCCCAAAGGTCCGAGCTTTATCACGCCGTCGGCGCCTAAAAATTCGCCCCTTAGAGTAACGAATTTGTAATCACCGCCAATGCTCCCGGCCAGTTCAATCGCGGCATCAATCGAGTCAACTACTATCGTTTTACCCAACAGTTTCCAAGCCAATGGTGCATATTTGCTATCGCCTTTCACGAACTCGGCAAGCCTACCCTTTACATGCTCGAATTTCGACAAATCCTTTTTATCTACAAACGGCTCTATTTTATCCGTGCATATAAAATTCACCCTGCCTTCGAGATCCTCGATTGTTTCTTTATCGGCCAACAGTTTGCTTGTGCTGCTGATTACGAGAGCGTCGGTTCGGCCCTCAAGCGCAGCCTCAACAGCGTTTGCATATTCGACGTCGGCTGCTATGGCCTCTGCCAATATTCCTTCCACGTAATCGAATTTAGGACGGCTTTGCAGTATGTTTTTAATCGCGTTATTAAGGCCTTCGCGCCTTGCCTCCATATCCGCCAATATCGACAATTCGCTGTTCAGTGCGCTTCGCGTCTCTTTGCTTTGTGCCAATCGCTTACTCTCTGTTGCAATCAAGCTGTTGACTTCTTCTGTCTCTTTATGCTTGGAGTCCAGACTTTGCTGCAATTCGCCCAGCACTTTCTCTATATCGCCCAGACGGGCGGCGTGCTGCGCTTTTTCCGTTAAGAGTTTTTCAAGCTCTGCCCGGCTGGTCTCTGCACGGCCGGACAAACGGTCTTTCTGGCTGGATAGATTGCTGCGATAAGCACCGATGCTCTGCACCTCGTTATGAAGCTGTGCCGTCCTCCTGACTATATCTATAATACCTGATTTTTCGTCTTCCAAATCAGCATCGAGGGACGCGCATTCAGCGTCTATTTCCTGAAGGACTTTTTGAAGCTGTTCAGCTTCCAGTTTTTTGCTCTCGAACATTTCTTCGCCGTTTGCAAGCTCGACCCCGTATTGTCTCAAATCGTTATCGAAAAGATTTTTCTGCTCCTGCAGCTTTTCGATTCTTTTCTCAGCTTCTTCTTTTCTCTGCTTCAGTTCCGCGATTCTGGTTCGCAAGAATTCAATTCGCTGCAAGTTCTGCTCGATTTTGCTTTGTACGGCGACAAGGCAGTTCCCCGTGCGGCTTAACTCGTTCTCTGTTTCTATTATTTTTTGGCCTAATTCGCTCATTAGAGCGTCATTTTGGGCCACTTTTGCGACAACACCGGCAAGCCTGTCTTCAAGATGTTCAAGGCCAGATTTTTTCTCTGCGCTCTGAGCACGGTTCTTTGCGTATTCAGACAACGAATAATTCACCTGCAGCTCTTTGAGCCTCCCACAGTATTCCAGGTAGTTTCTTGCTTTGCCTGCCTGATACTTTATGCTTCGAAGCTGCTTTTGTACCTCGGCTAAAATATCCGCAAGCCGCAGCAGGTTTTGTTCGGTATATTCCAGTTTGCGAAGGGCCTCTTTTTTATGAGCCCTGTATTTGCTTATACCGGCTGCTTCTTCGAATATAGCCCTTCTGTCTGTTTTCGAAGCATTTAACAGCTGCCCAACCTGTCCCTGCTCAATAATCGAGTAGGCCTTGACCCCAACGCCGGTGTCCATAAACAATTCGCGGATGTCTTTAAGCCGGCAGATTTTATTGTTTATACGGTATTCGCTTTCGCCGCTCTTATAAATCCTGCGTGTAATCTGCACCTCGTCGGTGTCGATTGGCAATTGCCTGCTCCCTGTTCCATTTGGATTCGAGAGAAACAGGCTTACTTCCGCCGTCCCTGCGGGTTTTCTGCTGCTGCTGCCGCTGAATATCACATCCGCCATTTGCTCGCTTCGAAGGCTCTTGACACTTTGTTCGCCGAGCACCCATTTTACCGCATCGACGACATTGCTTTTGCCACAGCCGTTGGGGCCGACAATGGCGGTTATTGGTGCATCGAAGGTCAATTCAACCTTGTCGGCGAAGCTTTTAAACCCGTTGAGGACGATTTTTTCAAGTCTCATCTATATTCCCTACTCTTAGTTATGATAACTGATATTACGCGGCATACCCGCTACAGCCGGATAGATACCACTATTATTATCGGCTGATGACCTATTTTCTCTTGATAATTAGGTCGATTTTAGGCAGGGGCCCAGCCTGAAACTCCGCTTCCACCGCGCCTTTGTCACACATCTGTTTCAAAAGGGCGATTGCTTCAGTATATGAGACATTTAATCCTCGACGATCTTCTTTGGCCTTTTTTAGCGGTTCTTCGCACAGTGTTTGGATAATGTCGCCAAGTTCAAATGAGCTTTTTAGCTGCATCATTACATTGGGCCGTTTGGGGTGTTTGCGGATTATTGAGACATATTTCTGACCTGCAGGGGCGTTTATTGTAATACTGCCGTCCTCCGACTGGATAAAGATATCGTCACGGCAGTATATCGGAGCACCGAACAGCACAATTCGGGGCTGACCGCTCCGGTAAACGAAAATGCCCTTGTATTCGGTTTGTGAGATTTGCTCAAGGTAAAAATTACGCGCAATCAGCGTTTGCCTTATTATAAGGTCGTCTAATTTTCTTAAGTTTTCATATGCCGCCAATGTGATATTGGGGTCGTTGTCCCGCAGTACTTTTCGCGCTATCGCAATCGCATCGTTCCGTTTCGCCGATGTAGTAATCGCCTCCAAAGCCTCGACCCGATAAGCTGAATCTTTGTTCAATGCTATTTCTCGAAGGGTATTCAGACCGTCATCACTGCCCAGATTGAGCATGCATCTGGCTGTTCTTAGACGTACCTGCTCCTGAGATGAATTCAGAAGGGCGGCCAGCTTGCTGAGGCTTTCGTTTCCGATGGCTTCTAGAGCTGTCTCAGCTGTGTACTTGTCTTTAGAAACAGCAAGCTTTTGGATGAACGTGCTTATTCTTTCCCTGGTAGCTTCCGGAGTCTCCGAAAGGTATATCGCCTTGACTATCGAAACGAATCTTTGTTTTTGTTTTTTGTATGCAGCAGGTACTTTTAATTCAACCTGGCTGGCGGAGACCGCTCTGGCTGCTCCGTAACCAAAACGCCCGTTTAGTTTGCTGCAAATAAGGCTTGCGATTCTTAAATCAGGCTGACTAAGCCCCATATTTATCTCGTATTCGTTGAGGACCCTGCCGCCAGCCATGATATAGACGTTTTTTTTATTTGTTTTGCCGGGACTTAAGGTATCTACAAAGACCGGTCCTTTCGCCGTAGCCAAAGGTTTCATAGCTACACCAAACCCTCCTATTGCCTTAAGCTCAGCGCCATACAGCCACCCGCCTTCCAGAGAGGTTGTTTGTGTGCCGGGCAGAGCAGATACACTTACATCGAAGTATTGGTTTTTCGGAACTGCCGTCGGCATAATCCCCTGCACTAATACCACCGCCGTATCGGGACTATTAATAAGCTCATCAACGTTCACCTTTTCCTCATCCAATTGCTTCAGGATATATTGCTTGAGATATTCTCTAATTTGGGCCGGACATTCACTTGAACCTGTTCCACTTAGTCCGCCGACCAGACCGTATCCCTCGACGGGGATTGGGTCAAAGGGGAATACCTCCGCCAGCGACCCTATTGTAGCACCCAAATCTATTTTTGCTGCTGGTTCATTTGGTTCTTTAACAGTTTGGGCCGGCCTGCCGCAGCCGTTTATAAAAAAAACAATAAACAGTATGCTTATTAAGTAAGCCGGTTTTAGATAGTTACTATTCATTTGGCACCTAAAAAGAACTAAACTTGTCGCCCGCGAAAACGGGAATTTGCAACTAAGAACCTGCCCAAATACTATGTTTTGCCGGATTTTTAGTCAAGTCTTATCTTGGTCGGCATAGCAGGTAAGTGTGATTGATATACAGAGCCGGTTGGCCTTGGGCAGGAAACCGGGATATGCCCAAATAAAAATGGCTGGAGTGGTAGGCACTCACAGCCATTTTGTAATTGGTATTTGCGGTTTTGTTAACGTTTGCGTTTATTTCTAATAGCAAACATACTACCAAGTCCGAGTAATGCTATTGTTACAGGTTCCGGGACAGGGTTGTATTCATATGCAACGGTAATCAGACCACCCGTCAGGCCAAGCGTGTAGATGCTTGGGCCATACCCGCCGGTTGTAGAGATGAAAGTCGAGACGTTTGTACTCAGCCAAGCGTCAAAGGTTCCTGCACCCGTGAAAGAAGCCAGGACAGCCCCGTTTGTGCTGCTTGTAGACTCGATGTCGTTTCCCGAACCGCCCGTAACCGAAAAAGCGTCCGTACCTATATAATCAGGTACTCCGTCATTGTCGAGCGTGACCGAGCCCGAGCCTGTCTGCAGCGGTACCGCAGTGACAACCAAAGCGCTGCTTAACACGTCGATTGTGACCTCAGCTCCAATTCCTAATGTCACATCCGATGGAGAGCCTCCCTCGTTGTCCCAATGAATTTGGCCGGCGTAGGTGTCAGAGTTCAAAGTCAGAGTCACTTTCGTCAACGTGCCAAGTGCAGGATTGAATTTTGACAACGAAGCACCAGCCCACCCGGCCGCAGAGCCAACAGTAGTCGGCCCGTAGGTATCCGAGTACGTGACCAGTGCAGCATTAGCGGTGGTTATCAAGCTCAATATTACCACCACAACTAATGCCATAATCGTGCTAAGCTTGTGTGTGTTTTTCATCTGATTTCCCCCCCAAATAAATGTTTCTAAATTTATCCCCCAACGATGGCTCTATTATATCCGAAGGTCTATGGTAATTCAAGTTTTATCTGTAAAAAAACCCGATTTTCAATCATTTCGTGATATACGGCTTGTGACTGGTATTATTATAGGGCGAGCCGAGTTTTTTTTTGCTTCGGTGATACGCTTTTTCTGCAAAGGCAGTATGGAATCAGCCGGTGTTTGGTCACTCACCGATTATCTGGCAGATGATTGTTCTTGTCCTTGGACTGGTATCAAAATCTACCAGGACAATTTACTGCAAATAAGGCTTGTGATTCTTAAATCAGGCTGACGAAGCACAATATTTATCTCGTACTCGTTGAGGACCCTGCCGCCAGCCAGGATATAATTGCCTTGCGATATTCTCAAATTTCGTTTTAGCCTTTATTTCTCTTGAATTGGCAAAACTTCCTCTATCTAAGATAAAACCAGTTAAACGGGTTAGAGAAAATCTCTGCGGTTAACCATAGTTCAGACAAGGTAATGCCGACGGCTAATACTGCGATGGCCAATAGGACGGCGTATCTCCCCAGCCGTCGGAATGTATATTCCAGCCCTTCAATATATATAAGCAGGAATGGCAGCAGTGCTCCGGCTATTAGACGGCCGGAGACAAAGTACGGCAGCTCCCGTGAGGGATAGGGACAATCATTGAAATCGTAGAGTATTGACAGAAAAGCCAGAAATGCCACTGACGTGCCAACCACCAGGAAACTCATGACAAGCACAAAACGATAACGCCCATTTGTTTTGTTCCTGTTCAATATGACACCAAAGCCGCAGATGGTAACAAGCACCGCTGAAGAAACTACGTAAAACAAATCCGCACCCCACCATGCCATCCGTTCAATATGCCAGACGAATTCACCCCGCCAAAACGTCTTTGTCGATTCGGCAAGGAAGAAACACAACCCTTTGTACGTGAAAATCGGATGGTCTGACAGCTTGCCTAAGGGCTTTACTACCCATCCAAAAAATTCTATCTTTTCTTTTGTCCCAGTGATATCTCCGAACACAAGATAATTCCGTAATAACCAGATGCCGACAGGTACCACTACCGCTGCCAGCAGTATGCAAAGCCGGGGCAGATATTCCCTGATCTTTTTTTCGCTGAAAAGTTTTCTAACCTTGAGCACGACAATCACACATAATAGCACCAGCATCGCTATATTAGATAACTTCACCAGTAGCGTTGCCGCTGCCGCCAGCCCTGTTAAAAGGTGGTAGTGAACTGATTTGCTTTCGAAATATATCTGAAGCAGCAGGAAAAACGATATCGCAAAAAGCAGTGACGAAATGGCGTCGCTGTTAATAGAGTAGAATGCATCTTGTGGGAAGAAGGCCACGAATAATGGCAGCCCTATTCGCAGCAGCGACCCATCTGGGTAAAACGTCCGGCCCAGCCGGTAGGAAAACCATACCAGCAAAGTAAAAAGAGGCACATTCAGAAATCGTATCCAATATATCAGCTGCCCGCCGCTTATTCCGAGTATTCTGCCGGCACTGCACCAGATGCCTGCCACCATATAGTAGACGGGAAACGATGCTGTTTCATGATTCTCATAGTTTTGCCATACCGCGACTGCATCGGCAAAGTTCTGGGATTTCAGTATTTCCTGTAAGTTTGGATAAGCCCACAACGGTATGGGAACTAAAATTTGTTCCGGTTTGGATACATACTCAGTCGTCCCATAGAGTAAAATAAGTTCCGCTGACTCACGGCTGAAGTTTTCTACAGCGGCACGAGGAATTTGACCGTTGGAGTATTTGTATACCAGGTCGAAGTGTGCATCCTCATCAACGTTGTTAAATAAAGGAAATGCCGCATTAAAGATGAATATCCGAACTGCGGCTATGATGCATAACACAAAAACGATGGCATACTCATGACTGGCCGGAGGATTTATCTTATGATTAAACACATTCTTTGCCTTAATAAATCGTAATCGGTAAATGACCTATTTATTCTCCAATTATCTGGCAGACGACCGTTCTTTTTCTCGGCTTGGTATCAAAATCTACTAGGACAATTTGCTGCCAGGTGCCCAGGGCAAGCCGACTATCTACGACAGGCACGCTCAGTGACGGCCCCAATAAAGCCG is a genomic window of Phycisphaerae bacterium containing:
- the smc gene encoding chromosome segregation protein SMC, yielding MRLEKIVLNGFKSFADKVELTFDAPITAIVGPNGCGKSNVVDAVKWVLGEQSVKSLRSEQMADVIFSGSSSRKPAGTAEVSLFLSNPNGTGSRQLPIDTDEVQITRRIYKSGESEYRINNKICRLKDIRELFMDTGVGVKAYSIIEQGQVGQLLNASKTDRRAIFEEAAGISKYRAHKKEALRKLEYTEQNLLRLADILAEVQKQLRSIKYQAGKARNYLEYCGRLKELQVNYSLSEYAKNRAQSAEKKSGLEHLEDRLAGVVAKVAQNDALMSELGQKIIETENELSRTGNCLVAVQSKIEQNLQRIEFLRTRIAELKQRKEEAEKRIEKLQEQKNLFDNDLRQYGVELANGEEMFESKKLEAEQLQKVLQEIDAECASLDADLEDEKSGIIDIVRRTAQLHNEVQSIGAYRSNLSSQKDRLSGRAETSRAELEKLLTEKAQHAARLGDIEKVLGELQQSLDSKHKETEEVNSLIATESKRLAQSKETRSALNSELSILADMEARREGLNNAIKNILQSRPKFDYVEGILAEAIAADVEYANAVEAALEGRTDALVISSTSKLLADKETIEDLEGRVNFICTDKIEPFVDKKDLSKFEHVKGRLAEFVKGDSKYAPLAWKLLGKTIVVDSIDAAIELAGSIGGDYKFVTLRGEFLGADGVIKLGPLGKATGLISRKSRLRQLQDTIGQLEAEIAEIEGQIERNTHTNEHLAKLCRELRTAIYEANTEKMQAISKLTVYEQDIKRLSEEQPLIAGEIGLLEAQIAQSAQKEYDSKQKLQELEAVDSQRTKRIEELEARFSERKAEQQTQAGKFADLRVALGQITEQIKASKQTIASLQNQMQENQIAVETAQTEIQSCSTQSLESQRDILSCESAVSELFVEKEKNQQSSTLLQEKIEKLLEERTQTEQLLRQKRTEQSEVESAIGGVKIELSQLDVKREDLVERVRDELQIDLAEAYENYKESQVDWDKVREEITDLRGKIERLGNVNVDAIAEQEDLDKRNEFLSTQVEDLNKSKAQLQQLISHLNKKSRERFKETFEEIRGNFQQVFRKLFGGGKADIVLEDTEDILDAGIEIIARLPGKETMSISLLSGGEKALTAIALLFSVFKSKPSPFCFLDEVDAPLDEANNERFNMLLREFQKESQFVVITHSKRTMSIAEVLFGITMQTRGVSKKISVRFDQVDEETAAVA
- a CDS encoding flagellar basal body P-ring protein FlgI codes for the protein MNSNYLKPAYLISILFIVFFINGCGRPAQTVKEPNEPAAKIDLGATIGSLAEVFPFDPIPVEGYGLVGGLSGTGSSECPAQIREYLKQYILKQLDEEKVNVDELINSPDTAVVLVQGIMPTAVPKNQYFDVSVSALPGTQTTSLEGGWLYGAELKAIGGFGVAMKPLATAKGPVFVDTLSPGKTNKKNVYIMAGGRVLNEYEINMGLSQPDLRIASLICSKLNGRFGYGAARAVSASQVELKVPAAYKKQKQRFVSIVKAIYLSETPEATRERISTFIQKLAVSKDKYTAETALEAIGNESLSKLAALLNSSQEQVRLRTARCMLNLGSDDGLNTLREIALNKDSAYRVEALEAITTSAKRNDAIAIARKVLRDNDPNITLAAYENLRKLDDLIIRQTLIARNFYLEQISQTEYKGIFVYRSGQPRIVLFGAPIYCRDDIFIQSEDGSITINAPAGQKYVSIIRKHPKRPNVMMQLKSSFELGDIIQTLCEEPLKKAKEDRRGLNVSYTEAIALLKQMCDKGAVEAEFQAGPLPKIDLIIKRK
- a CDS encoding PEP-CTERM sorting domain-containing protein, with the translated sequence MKNTHKLSTIMALVVVVILSLITTANAALVTYSDTYGPTTVGSAAGWAGASLSKFNPALGTLTKVTLTLNSDTYAGQIHWDNEGGSPSDVTLGIGAEVTIDVLSSALVVTAVPLQTGSGSVTLDNDGVPDYIGTDAFSVTGGSGNDIESTSSTNGAVLASFTGAGTFDAWLSTNVSTFISTTGGYGPSIYTLGLTGGLITVAYEYNPVPEPVTIALLGLGSMFAIRNKRKR